In a single window of the Pseudorca crassidens isolate mPseCra1 chromosome 9, mPseCra1.hap1, whole genome shotgun sequence genome:
- the AKIP1 gene encoding A-kinase-interacting protein 1 — MENCLAAAALNGVDRRSLQRSARLGQEVLERAKRRAVDWHSVELPKGSVGVISRERPYRERGLAAGPHRLLPGEREERHPTLSASFRTMAEFMDYTSSQCGKYYSSVPEEGGANHVYRYHRGKSKLHLCSDTGNGQRKDTPLGVGGIRQTSECALEASQPAENISKDLYIEVYPGTYSITVGVNDLTKKTYMVAVDSGQSVDLVFPI, encoded by the exons ATGGAGAACTGTTTGGCGGCCGCGGCGCTGAACGGGGTAGACCGACGTTCCCTGCAACGCTCGGCTAGGCTGGGTCAAGAAGTGCTGGAGCGGGCCAAAAGGAGGGCGGTGGACTGGCATTCGGTGGAGCTTCCCAAAGGCAGCGTGGGGGTCATTTCCCGGGAGCGGCCCTACAGAGAAAGAGGGCTGGCAGCCGGCCCCCATCGCCTTCTCCCAGGAGAG AGAGAAGAAAGACACCCAACCCTCAGTGCTTCCTTCAGAACAATGGCTGAATTCATGGACTATACCTCAAGTCAGTGTGGG AAATATTATTCATCTGTGCCAGAGGAAGGAGGGGCAAACCACGTCTATCGTTATCACAGAGGGAAGTCGAAGCTGCACTTGTGCTCGGACACTGGGAATGGTCAG AGAAAAGACACCCCCCTTGGTGTCGGAGGCATCCGTCAGACGTCAGAGTGTGCGCTAGAGGCATCCCAGCCT GCTGAGAACATCTCTAAGGACCTCTACATAGAAGTATATCCAGGGACCTATTCCATCACTGTGGGTGTAAATGACTTGACCAAGAAGACTTACATGGTAGCAGTTGATTCAGGACAAAGTGTGGACTTGGTCTTCCCCATATGA